The following are encoded together in the Montipora capricornis isolate CH-2021 chromosome 5, ASM3666992v2, whole genome shotgun sequence genome:
- the LOC138048580 gene encoding uncharacterized protein: MSDTEMSPSILDCNGLIVTEKANKEPDQKVEDELLQSASEDEDKDNQPPIPLNELRYKRTKKSEQKSRTKRPHVKQTRDSHMRENPAKRARHTMNAEEAIKKRIKNSEEALLELETHHQKQTCPKTLRYDAKAKIRADEEFKEEIKTIRKQAEQRLLGALIKFHHRSIDSNKRHLNKVSHKERLARQTRKLLIVQSTKIIYILN, encoded by the coding sequence ATGAGCGACACAGAGATGTCCCCAAGTATCCTTGACTGTAACGGTCTAATCGTAACcgaaaaagcaaacaaagaacCAGACCAGAAAGTCGAGGATGAGCTTCTACAATCTGCGTCAGAAGACGAAGATAAAGATAACCAACCTCCAATCCCACTGAACGAGCTAAGGTACAAACGTACCAAGAAATCAGAACAAAAATCAAGAACAAAACGCCCTCATGTAAAACAGACCCGAGACAGCCACATGAGAGAAAATCCCGCCAAGAGAGCCCGTCATACGATGAACGCCGAAGAAGCAATTAAGAAAAGAATTAAGAATTCAGAGGAGGCTCTTCTCGAACTTGAGACCCACCATCAGAAACAGACCTGCCCTAAGACTTTGCGCTATGATGCCAAAGCTAAAATACGAGCTGACGAAGAATTCAAAGAGGAAATCAAAACGATCAGAAAACAGGCAGAACAGAGACTGCTAGGAGCGCTCATTAAGTTTCACCACAGGAGCATTGACTCTAACAAGAGAcatttaaacaaagtttctcACAAAGAACGCCTCGCAAGGCAAACAAGAAAGCTGTTAATCGTTCAGAGCACGAAAATAATCTATATTTTGAACTAG